A stretch of the Camarhynchus parvulus chromosome 4, STF_HiC, whole genome shotgun sequence genome encodes the following:
- the DUSP4 gene encoding dual specificity protein phosphatase 4, which yields MVATEGLREMEGSALRRLVGRDEAGAGGAARCLVLDCRPFLAHSAGHIRGALNVRCNTIVRRRAKGAVSLEQILPAEGEVRARLRAGLYAAVVVYDERSPRAEALREDSTVALVVRALRRDTARADIRLLAGGYERFSSEYPEFCAKTKSLSNVSPPTSAEPLDLGCSSCGTPFHDQGGPVEILPFLYLGSAYHAARRDMLDALGITALLNVSSDCPNHFEGHYQYKCIPVEDNHKADISSWFMEAIEFIDSVKECCGRVLVHCQAGISRSATICLAYLMMKKRVKLEEAFEFVKQRRSIISPNFSFMGQLLQFESQVLATSYAVDAVSPSGTLRERGKATSTPTSQFVFSFPVSVGVHATPSSLPYLHSPITTSPSC from the exons CTGCGCGAGATGGAGGGCAGCGCGCTGCGCCGGCTCGTGGGCCGCGACGAggccggggccggcggcgccGCGCGGTGCCTGGTGCTGGACTGCCGCCCCTTCCTGGCGCACAGCGCCGGGCACATCCGCGGGGCGCTCAACGTGCGCTGCAACACGATCGTGCGGCGGCGGGCCAAGGGCGCCGTGAGcctggagcagatcctgccGGCCGAGGGCGAGGTGCGGGCGCGGCTGCGGGCCGGGCTCTACGCCGCCGTCGTGGTGTACGACGAGCGCAGCCCGCGCGCCGAGGCCCTGCGCGAGGACAGCACCGTGGCGCTCGTGGTGCGCGCGCTCCGTCGCGACACGGCGCGCGCCGACATCCGCCTCCTGGCAG GGGGCTATGAGCGCTTCTCCTCGGAGTACCCCGAATTCTGTGCAAAAACCAAGTCCCTGAGCAATGTGTCACCCCCCACCAGCGCTGAGCCCCTGGATCTGGGCTGCAGTTCCTGTGGGACCCCCTTCCATGACCAG GGTGGGCCTGTGGagatccttcccttcctctACCTTGGCAGCGCCTACCACGCAGCCCGGCGGGACATGCTCGATGCGCTGGgcatcacagccctgctgaacGTCTCCTCAGACTGCCCCAACCACTTTGAGGGGCACTACCAGTACAAGTGCATCCCTGTGGAGGATAACCACAAAGCTGACATCAGCTCCTGGTTCATGGAGGCAATTGAATTCATTG ACTCAGTGAAGGAGTGCTGTGGCCGTGTCCTGGtgcactgccaggctggcatCTCCCGCTCGGCCACCATCTGCTTGGCGTACCTGATGATGAAGAAGCGTGTCAAGCTAGAGGAGGCCTTTGAGTTTGTCAAGCAGCGCCGGAGCATCATCTCCCCCAACTTCAGCTTcatggggcagctgctgcagttcgAGTCGCAGGTGTTGGCCACTTCGTACGCAGTGGATGCTGTCAGCCCCTCGGGGACGCTGCGGGAGCGGGGCAAGGCCACCTCCACCCCCACCTCGCAGTTTGTCTTCAGCTTCCCGGTGTCTGTCGGTGTCCATGccacccccagcagcctgcCCTACCTGCACAGCCCCATCACCACGTCGCCCAGCTGTTAG